In one window of Ruminococcus hominis DNA:
- a CDS encoding D-alanyl-D-alanine carboxypeptidase family protein, whose translation MKKKAMKYRLIKILCVGIIFGALIGMLLMGLSGRARIKEVREECKTTEDKLKKENEQLQAEAEKAKVQPSSEAIAKENAEKLASNDDDWSLVLINSESPLDTSYAPSLTKITDDYSVDSRIADDTKKMFQDAADAGMSLNIISAYRDYETQRGVFNDTMLNWIYQGKTPLDAYDETKQSVAVPGTSEHATGLAMDITSSTYQELDDEQENTDEAKWLKANCANYGYILRYPTNKSDVTGIVYEPWHFRYVGKTAAKEIMKQGITLEEYLEQQKDGK comes from the coding sequence ATGAAGAAAAAAGCGATGAAATATCGTCTGATTAAAATACTTTGCGTTGGAATCATCTTTGGAGCATTGATAGGAATGCTTCTTATGGGATTGAGTGGAAGAGCAAGAATCAAAGAAGTAAGAGAAGAATGTAAAACTACAGAGGATAAGCTGAAAAAAGAAAATGAACAGTTGCAGGCAGAAGCTGAAAAGGCTAAGGTGCAGCCGTCATCAGAGGCAATCGCGAAGGAAAATGCGGAAAAATTAGCCTCAAACGATGATGACTGGAGTCTTGTTCTGATTAATAGCGAGAGTCCGCTTGATACATCTTATGCACCGAGTCTGACAAAAATAACAGATGATTATTCTGTAGACAGTCGTATTGCGGATGATACAAAGAAGATGTTTCAGGATGCAGCGGATGCAGGGATGAGTTTGAATATTATATCTGCATATCGTGACTATGAGACACAAAGAGGCGTGTTTAATGATACAATGCTAAACTGGATTTATCAGGGAAAAACACCACTAGACGCCTATGATGAAACAAAACAGTCTGTAGCAGTGCCGGGGACAAGTGAACATGCTACCGGATTGGCAATGGATATTACATCATCAACTTATCAGGAGTTAGATGATGAACAAGAAAATACAGATGAAGCAAAGTGGCTGAAAGCAAACTGTGCAAATTATGGTTATATTTTGCGTTATCCTACTAATAAGTCAGATGTAACAGGAATTGTTTATGAACCATGGCATTTCCGTTATGTCGGTAAAACAGCGGCAAAAGAAATTATGAAACAGGGTATTACGCTTGAAGAATATTTGGAACAGCAAAAAGACGGAAAATAA
- a CDS encoding bifunctional diguanylate cyclase/phosphodiesterase, with the protein MSEKDKLRSMVELMNDALRTVRDYYDSEYAYYVERDDEEITMVYEWCAENIPWQRDRIKMLSPDQFPKWLREEVTDTTEDSYSVFYPMGDNQKAILAVVNVHRGGCDLSLLRSLLPYISQTTVLQKLQRQQEYLSYHDDLTGLLNRNSFVGYLSEVNQEALKSLGAVSVDVNGLKNFNKEFGREYGDEVVIRVGEVLEEFFKGFMVYRMTGDEYLILAENISYEGFMNRIHNSRDKLDNISLGLVTMGYAWEKLDINIDNLVMDAGNMMRKEKRKYYKNLKKGHHEPIIKQDLLDDIEQGNFIVCLKPVLEAESEEVVGAEAVVRYHHKDLGIVDPGRYLTLLEETKLSHYLDLYVFEEVCKTLRRWENEDRMMLPISVNFSGATLRYESVGDKILKIIEKYHVSSEYLQVEVSETNQEMNPEMLAETSNKIRKANVRVLLDDFGAKDSSFSILSIMEFDGLKLDKGITSNIVGNSKSRIVAKAVIDICRRLGASVYACGVETQDQLNVMQELGCDYVQGNLFNKAITIETFEVRYMQ; encoded by the coding sequence ATGAGTGAAAAAGATAAATTACGTTCGATGGTAGAGCTGATGAATGATGCTTTGAGAACAGTACGTGATTACTATGATTCAGAATATGCATATTACGTTGAACGGGATGATGAAGAAATTACAATGGTCTACGAGTGGTGTGCGGAGAATATTCCGTGGCAGAGAGACCGAATCAAAATGTTATCCCCGGATCAGTTTCCAAAATGGCTGAGAGAGGAAGTTACAGACACCACAGAAGACAGCTACAGTGTATTTTATCCGATGGGTGATAATCAGAAGGCAATACTGGCAGTTGTGAATGTTCACAGAGGAGGGTGCGATCTTTCTTTATTGCGTTCGCTGCTTCCGTATATTTCACAGACAACAGTTTTACAGAAATTACAAAGACAGCAGGAATATTTAAGTTACCATGATGACCTGACAGGCTTGCTGAACAGGAATAGCTTTGTGGGATATCTTTCAGAAGTGAATCAAGAAGCGTTAAAATCCTTGGGTGCGGTTTCTGTCGATGTAAATGGCCTGAAGAATTTTAATAAAGAGTTTGGAAGGGAATATGGAGACGAGGTTGTTATCCGAGTAGGAGAAGTACTGGAAGAGTTTTTTAAAGGATTTATGGTTTATCGTATGACAGGAGACGAATACCTGATTCTTGCGGAGAATATTTCATATGAAGGATTCATGAATCGTATCCACAACAGCAGAGACAAATTAGACAATATCAGTCTAGGACTGGTTACGATGGGATATGCCTGGGAAAAACTGGATATCAATATAGATAATCTTGTTATGGATGCAGGGAATATGATGCGTAAAGAAAAACGTAAATATTATAAAAATCTGAAAAAAGGTCATCATGAACCGATTATTAAGCAGGATTTGTTAGATGATATTGAGCAGGGTAATTTTATTGTATGTTTAAAACCAGTGCTGGAGGCGGAATCAGAAGAGGTTGTCGGAGCCGAAGCAGTTGTGAGATATCATCACAAAGATTTGGGAATTGTGGACCCGGGGCGTTACCTGACACTTTTGGAGGAAACAAAGCTTTCGCATTATCTGGATTTGTATGTGTTTGAAGAAGTGTGTAAGACACTTCGCAGATGGGAGAATGAAGATCGGATGATGTTGCCGATTTCTGTCAATTTCTCAGGAGCAACTTTGCGATATGAGAGTGTTGGAGATAAGATCCTGAAGATAATTGAAAAATATCATGTGTCAAGCGAGTATTTGCAAGTGGAAGTATCGGAAACAAATCAGGAGATGAATCCAGAGATGCTTGCTGAGACAAGTAATAAAATTCGAAAAGCGAATGTGAGAGTCCTTTTGGATGATTTCGGGGCAAAAGATTCAAGTTTTTCTATTTTGTCTATTATGGAGTTTGATGGTCTAAAACTAGATAAAGGAATTACTTCTAATATTGTAGGAAACAGTAAAAGCAGAATAGTGGCAAAAGCAGTGATTGATATTTGCCGTCGACTGGGTGCATCTGTTTATGCCTGCGGAGTAGAAACACAGGATCAGTTGAATGTAATGCAAGAATTGGGATGCGATTATGTTCAGGGAAATTTATTTAATAAAGCAATTACAATTGAGACATTTGAAGTGCGATATATGCAGTAG
- a CDS encoding P-II family nitrogen regulator translates to MKKLEIVIQPEKLEDLKGILDDCQANGLMITNIMGYGNQKGHKKIYRGAEYSVNLLPKVKVETIVEPDTAEKIIKRVVDEIQTGTYGDGKIFVYEVQDAVRIRTGERGSNAL, encoded by the coding sequence ATGAAGAAACTTGAAATTGTAATTCAGCCAGAAAAATTAGAGGATTTGAAGGGGATCCTGGATGATTGTCAGGCAAATGGTCTTATGATAACAAATATCATGGGATATGGTAATCAGAAGGGACATAAAAAGATTTATCGAGGTGCAGAATATAGTGTGAATCTTTTACCAAAAGTAAAAGTAGAGACAATTGTTGAACCAGATACAGCAGAAAAAATTATTAAAAGAGTTGTAGATGAAATTCAGACTGGTACTTATGGAGATGGAAAAATCTTTGTATACGAAGTACAGGATGCAGTTCGAATCCGAACAGGAGAACGTGGATCGAATGCATTATAA